ATGCGCGGCGTCTCGTCGAGCTCCGCCCCGTCGAGCGCGGCCTCGCGCTGCTGCTCGGCCCGCTCAGGGTCCGGGATGACGGTGACCGGCAGGTGCGCCTGCCGGACGAGCCCTGCCGACACGGACCCCATGAAGAGACGTCCGAGCCGCCCGACACCGCGCCGGCCGACGACGAGCATCGACGCACCCGCGGCCGCCTCGAGGACGGCGGGCACGACCGGCCCCTGCACGGGGGTCCTGATGATGTCGATCCCGCTGAGGTCGTGCTTCTCCTGGACGCGGGCGATCGAGGAGTCGATCCGCTCCTGGGCGAACGCGGCGAGCCGCCGGAACGTCTCGTCGACGTCCGTGATCGCCATGATGCCCTCGGACATGTGGACCCACGTGGCGTCCCAGGCGAGGACGACCTCGAGCGGGACGTGCCGCGACTCCGCCGCGTCAGCGGCCCAGGCGAGGGCGTGGTCAGAGTTGAGCGAGCCGTCGACCCCGACGACGACGCGGTTTGAAGGCATGGTCATCACCTGCTCCCGTCGCCGGACGCTCCGTCGCGTCCGTACCCCCAGTCTGGTCCCGCGCACGCCAAGGTTCAACGGCGCGACCGGCACAGCGAGATTCCCCGGATCGCAGGGTGAGCCGCAAGGATGGGGGGTGTGGAGACACATGAGGAGGAGAGCGTCTGGTCGGTCGACCTGACGGACGAGCCGGAGGGCGGCGGGGGTGTGACGGGGCACGACCAGGTGTGGTTCGAGGGCATCTTCCGTACGCACGCCCCGGCGGTCCACCGCTACTTCGTGCGGCGCACGCACGTGGGCGAGGTGGACGACCTGACGGCGGAGACGTTCGTGGTGGCCTGGCGCCGGCGCGCCGACGTCCCGGACGGCGCGGAGCTGCCGTGGCTGTACCGCACGGCGGGCTTCCTGCTGGCGAACCACCACCGTAAGGGCCGCCCGGTCCCGGTCGACCGGCTCCCGGACCAGGTGGACCACGCCGACCCCGCCCACCTGGTCGTCGTCGACGAGTCGGTGCGGCAGGTGCTGATGTCCATGTCGTCGCGTGACCGCCAGGTTCTCGTGCTCAACGCGTGGGAGGGCCTCTCGGGGGACGACCTCGCGGCGGTGCTCGGCATCTCTCGCGGAGGTGCGGACGCGGCGCTGAGCCGGGCTCGCGCCCGGCTGCGGGAGCAGTGGGAGAGGCGCGAGGCGGTGGAGGGGCGATGACCAGCTCATGGAGATTCCCACGGACGACGGTGCGAGAAGGCGGGCTGAGATGACGGGGCGCGAGGACCAGGACCACCTGGTCG
This genomic window from Flavimobilis soli contains:
- a CDS encoding universal stress protein, translated to MTMPSNRVVVGVDGSLNSDHALAWAADAAESRHVPLEVVLAWDATWVHMSEGIMAITDVDETFRRLAAFAQERIDSSIARVQEKHDLSGIDIIRTPVQGPVVPAVLEAAAGASMLVVGRRGVGRLGRLFMGSVSAGLVRQAHLPVTVIPDPERAEQQREAALDGAELDETPRIVVGVDGSAPSVAALRFAAEAAKRRHLPLHAVACWQFTTSGIPSESFGWVPPIEDFEERAGQQLDKALERAGIDLPEDQLVRKVLRASPGRGLLRSAAGAAWLVLGSRGVGGFERLLLGSVSAQLMEHAPCPVTIVRT
- a CDS encoding RNA polymerase sigma factor; translated protein: METHEEESVWSVDLTDEPEGGGGVTGHDQVWFEGIFRTHAPAVHRYFVRRTHVGEVDDLTAETFVVAWRRRADVPDGAELPWLYRTAGFLLANHHRKGRPVPVDRLPDQVDHADPAHLVVVDESVRQVLMSMSSRDRQVLVLNAWEGLSGDDLAAVLGISRGGADAALSRARARLREQWERREAVEGR